From the Chloroflexia bacterium SDU3-3 genome, the window CGCCCCATCGCCGCCTGTGCGTGCAGCCCGCCCACTATACCACGGACAAGAGTTCTCACCACAAAGACACGGGTTTTCACCACCAAGGCTCCAAAACACCAAGGGGCGAAAGAGGGCGAATGCCACGAAGACACGAAGGCGCGAAGGGGGAAAGAACCGATTCACCGCCAAGGCACCAAGACGCCAAGGGGCAAAAGAGGCAGGAAAAAGCGCACCGCCCCAACCCTACCCACCCGGCCCATGCGGCGAAGGTGCCGCTCGTGCACACTGGCCATATGCACGAACACCAGATGCCTGATTTCGGCATTGGAATGCTACAAATTGGGGGTCCGAAGGGGGCGGCGCCCCCTCGCGGGGTTCCGAGGGGCTGGCCCCTCGGCGCCGCCCGCGCCGGGCACACACCAACTAACCAAGAGCCCCCCATCATCGAAGCCGCAAGCGGTTGGCCCGATCGGGCAACGCTGCAAGCATTGCCTACGGTCGCCCCGACCCAAACCGACGCAGAAACGGAAACACCAGCGAGCATATCGCGAGCGCAAAAGCCCCGCAACTTGCCCTATAATACACGGGCCTGAACACCAGAACACCGACGAGGAGCCTGATGGCCGCCAAAATTCTCGACGGGCGCGCGCTCGCCAAAACCATGCGCGAGGAGCTGCGCCAGAACATCCGCCAGTTTATCGAGCAGACCGGGGCACCGCCCACGATCACCGTGGTGCGCGTGCACGGCGACCCATCCTCGGAGCGCTACCTGCGCACCATCCAGAAATCCTGCACCGACATCGGCATCATCTTCCAGGAGCGCCTGCTGCACGCCAACGCCACCCAGGAGATGCTTGAGCATACCGTGCGCGGCGTCAGCAAAGATGACACGGTGGACGCCGTGCTGCTGCATCTGCCGCTGCCGCCCGGCTTCGACGCCAAGGCCGCGATCGCCCACCTCGACCCGATGAAGGATGTGGATGGCGTGCACCCCCAGAACGCCGGCCTGCTCTCGCAGGAGCGCCCGCGCTTCGTGCCTAACACCCCGGCGGGCGGCATGGAGCTGCTGAAGCGCAACGGCATCGAGCTGTACGGCAAGCGCATCACCGTGATCGGGCGCAGCAACGTGGTGGGCAAGCCCATGGCGCTGATGCTGATGCAGGAGGATGCCACCGTCACCATCTGCCACCGCGCCACCGTCGACCTAGCCCGCTCGGTGCGCGACGCCGAGATCCTGGTCACGGCGGCGGGCGCCCCCCACCTCGTGACGGGCGACATGGTCACGCCCGGCGTGGTGGTGATCGACTTCGGCATCAACGTGCTGGAGGATGGCAGCGTGGTGGGCGACGTGCACTACCCCAGCGTCTCCCAGGTGGC encodes:
- a CDS encoding bifunctional 5,10-methylenetetrahydrofolate dehydrogenase/5,10-methenyltetrahydrofolate cyclohydrolase is translated as MAAKILDGRALAKTMREELRQNIRQFIEQTGAPPTITVVRVHGDPSSERYLRTIQKSCTDIGIIFQERLLHANATQEMLEHTVRGVSKDDTVDAVLLHLPLPPGFDAKAAIAHLDPMKDVDGVHPQNAGLLSQERPRFVPNTPAGGMELLKRNGIELYGKRITVIGRSNVVGKPMALMLMQEDATVTICHRATVDLARSVRDAEILVTAAGAPHLVTGDMVTPGVVVIDFGINVLEDGSVVGDVHYPSVSQVASAITPVPGGTGPVTNVLLLRNVLWAAQLRRG